In Styela clava chromosome 10, kaStyClav1.hap1.2, whole genome shotgun sequence, the sequence aatggctatgtccgctatatccctactaaaatggctatgtcccatctaaaattgcgactccgatattttctgactatgtccgctatgttcctactaaaatgactatgtccgctatgtgcCTACTAAAACGGCTATGTcccactaaaatggctatgtcccatctaaaattgcgactccgatattttcctactaaaatgactatgtccgtactaaaatggctatttctctactaaaatggctatgtcccatctaaaattgcgactccgatattttcctactaaaatggctatgtccctactaaaatggctatttccgctatgtccctactaaaatggctatgtcatCTACTACATTTTTAATATAGCCATGCATATCTGAGAAAAAAGCTAGTATATGTCTTGATGCAATTAAAATAAGTTTATTGCTTAGGCATATTAACGAATTGTGTCAAGGGCCGACTCTATCAAGGTCTACATATTTAATAGTcattaatgaaaaattatatttttcgagTCTTTCTCTTCCTTTTTTCTCCCTTTTTCAATCCAGCTGTTTGTGATGGAGTTATTGTTTGCAATTTACCATCAGTTGATGAACAAAGACGAGGAGGACATTTATCAGGGGAAGACAACTGAACACGTTgtaaaaaatctttaaaatatttatttcgttCGACTTCCGTCATCAGCATCCAAGTGTATACGGACAACGAAAATTGGGCATATGGTCCGTACAACGTGTATGGCCCTTGCTTCAACAGTGCCTTTCTCACATCGGTATACGACGACTTGATTATATCACCAAGCATGTGAATTAAATCAGGAAGTTTATGTTGTCTCCAATTGGCAACGCATTTCAATACATGGTTTAAGGACTCGTTGTTGTTATTTGTCCACAGGTATccatttgtatgtgactttttttgccaaatattatttttaaataacggAAGAAATCTTGTTTTGAGGTATCCAACAACCTTTGCACCTGGTTTTACAGTACGATACGACTTCTTCAGTCTTTGAATCAAACTCTTTTTCATTTTGGCAATGAAACAAACCGAAAACTTCACTAACAATTGATCTCCGGAGGTTTTCACTGGTACCGACCTTATCCttaagataatttattaaattttcccTCATGTGTCTGCTGCAAAGGACATGAGTTGAATCCGGGAAAGAAGATGTGAAAGCACCGTGTAGGGCCGATTCGTCATCAGTACCAACGGTCAAGTTATCCAACTTTCTACCAAGTTTGGATTTTATGTTGGtaaaaaattctgtaaatgTGGATTTGTCAGATTTGTGGTGTAAAAATATAGGACCGAAAAACAATGGGTGTTCACCGGATTTACATGACAGCAAGGAAAGATTTTTGAAAACTGTAACTGTGACGTAGACTCGTCCTAAATTGAAGGTTTTATCAATCCTAAGAATAGTTTTACCTGAGCAACAAAACCGCTTCAGATCCAAGCATTGCTCTTCAAAGAATAAAGTTACATTAACAGATTCCATTTTACTGTGGGTTACTTTTTGTACAAATTCGTTTGTTTGCGCCATGTTAATGACCTCTAATATCTCGTCAGCgtaatttttatgatatatttttattcctgctccctgctttttctttttttgattGAACCTCGCATTTTCGATTTGTCTTAGATTTCTGGGGTTTTCCTCCGCATGTTGTTGAAGATtaacataaagtttttttgcaGTAACGCCTTCACATTTAGATATAATATTTTCCATAACGTCTGCTGATGTTCTTATGTACGCCTGTTGGTTTATCTTTGCATTTTCATGGGGTGTATGACCAGGAAATATGCCCTTGTATTCCACTACTGCCACATTCATACCAATGTGGCCATCGATCCAAGTGATTCGTCGTTCATAGCCAGTCGGTTGCCGAGCATAATAATGTCCAATTCTCCATATTGCACTCGTTTTGGGTTGTGGCTCAATAACTGGATATGACAGTTTTTTTCCGTGGCGCGATCTTATGCAAAATCTCCCCCCTTtctcataaatatatttaacctCGTCATTTTGAAGTAAATACAGAGCGGAGGTATAATTGGTTTGTTTCCAGCTTCCGCAATCGTCTTCGAAAATTTGCTTCACTTTTTTCTCTTTTCTGCGTATGTTTTCGTTGTGATCAACTATGAAATAACAGTTGTTTTTCTCCCCCGTTGGTATTCTAGGACTAACTTTCAcggttttgtttttgaatattttcaacaattctGAAATACCCAAGAAAATACCAAACGGAAGCTCATGCCAGCCCTCGTCTACAGTGTTTTGGTCAGTCTGCGCATAAATCATACTGGATATCATATTTTCAGATTCTTCAGTGTGGCAATTTGAAATCTCCAGACCTGGTCTCTCCAGATCAATGCAAGTATTCAAGGACAATTTTTGACTTTGTCGAAGGTGTCTCTTTAATAAAGGAACAAAGTGATTGGGTAcgaaatcaataaaatttgcaGGAACATTTGTTGTAGTCCACATTATGTGAAAATATGGACCCCGTCTCGAAGAAACCTCCCTACCCTGGATACTTATTGAATAAGCGGAAGATCGCATGTCTGTTGGGCCGGTAGAAGGCTGAAAGGAGTTGTATGAAACTTTCAATGCGGCGCTAAGAGCCAATAAGCAATCCATCCCACAATGGCTGCCAATTGTCGCTGCACAGTGTAGTACGTTTTTCAGATCCAGAGTAACGATCCTAAAGTCTTTAAGGACTGGATGTAAATTTGTACTCTCGATGTCGTAACACTGGGGATAAGACAGAATTTCAATAATAGTTAAGAAGCTAAGATGAAGGAAATGATCCTGTGTACCAAACAAAGCAAAAGAAACTGCCCGATACAGGCAATTTCCATCACCTATCGTATATATCGGTTCATATTCATCTAAAACCGATGGCGACAATTGTTGTAACAGATTATTGGACGGTTCATCTAATTCACCCTGAAAATTCCTCGATTCTGGAAACTCAGGAAGCTTTACTTTATGTGCGTCCATCAGCATTTGCTCCTGCTCAGCTATTTCTTTCAGGCATTTATATACATTTTTGGTATCAAAACTCACACGATCAATTTTGTTCATAACTCTTCTCATCGACACCTCGAAATCATAGCCATGGTCAAGAAAAACACAAGATTTACAATAGTAAGATAGATGTTTTTCTCCCCATTGTTGCCGTAATTCGGTTTCTATCCGGGCACAATCGAAATGGCACCAGCGTTCACAACCAGAACATTCAATGCAACCAGTTGAACAATCCAAACCGCAAAACAAGCATTTGTATGATGACTGATACATACCTCGATCCggcagaaatgaaaaaaatcgttGTGCCAGCGTCGACAAATACAACATGGTGCCAACTCGCAATAAAAAGATACCACACTCATGAATTTTCCCAGCATAAACAATAAATGTGTTTTGCTaaataaattctaaattatACGCAGTCCAACAAGCACTTTAAAAATGCTATcttaatttttgataatttccTTGTCTCTTTCTTCTTTACGGTATAGTCATACTATGTGGCAACGTTGGGAAAACTAGCTTGGAAATGtcctttgtgacgtcactaatacggaatatatatttacagggtggtccaagcaTTGATACCTTATGTAGTCATCaatggtccaaggttgtcgcctcgcgggccacaaaattacttttgcattgttcgcgggccacaatagtgccaagaataggtaaacagtgcaatacaaaacaaacacttttattgtgcaaatacATAGTTATCACTCAGACATAGCCATtacaggctaatagaatccgcattcgatttttagttttctatgatgcctaccGTGTTTCcgcgaaaataagacagtgtcttatttcaattttctttcgaaaaatatcactagagcttattttcggggaatgtcttataattttatttatcaaaaacaaaattagaaagtaCAGAAGCGAAACAcggtatattgttagcatatattcccgaacaaaaagatagaaagccagataacgatttagactgccaagcacatcattcaacttcgctagttgcctcagctagccataacactagtcaattcagtgacattattgatgtaacaaaatgtcaaaagttttttctatttaattttattacgaaacaacacgaaatgcgattttttgattactctccgaatgtgacgcgggccacagataataaagcggcgggccacatgtggcttGCGTGCCTGGGTTTGGATCACCTTGATATCTACCTTATAGGtaagttttaaacaaaatattaactactaccattcaatttattttgacattctagaatagttgattttaaaaatgtgcaaattttaaatcaaaattagaaCTTGAAAAATTGCATATATAGTCTAGAATCTAGATACAAAGTAACAGTTGATTTGATGTTAATTTCAAAGTCTCTTTTCTTAACCCTACGTCACAATTGATTTTGTGGTGATGATCATGTTCGATATAAATCTATCAATTTTGATCCGATATTCCAGACATAGCTATTTTAGTTGAAACTAATCGGAATCGCAATTTTAGAACATAGCCATTTAGGACTTTGCCATTtaagtagggacatagccattttagtagagatATAGACATTTTAGTAGgaatatagcggacatagccattttagtagggacatagcggacatagtcattttagtaggaaaatatcggagtcgtaattttagatgggacatagccattttagtagggacatagccattttagtaggaaaatagcggacatagccattttagtagggacatagcggacatagtcattttagtagggacatagcggacatagtcatttcagtaggaaaatatcggagtcgcaattttagatgggacatagccattttagtagggacatagcggacatagtcattttagtagggacatagcggacatagtcattttagtaggaaaatatcggagtcgcaattttagatgggacatagccattttagtagggacatagcggacatagtcgttttagtagggacatagcggacatagtcattttagtaggaaaatatcggagtcgcaattttagattggacatagccattttagtagggacatagcggacatagccattttagtagggacatagccattttagtagggacatagcggacatagtcatttcagtaggaaaatatcgaagtagcaattttagatgggacatagccattttagtagggacatagcggacatagtcattttagtagggacatagtcattttagtaggaaaatatcggagtcgcaattttagatgggacatagccattttagtagggacattgcggacatagccattttagtagggacatagcggacatagtcattttagtaggaaaatatcggagtcgcaattttagatgggacatagccattttagtagggacatagcggacatagtcgttttagtagggacatagcggacatagtcattttagtaggaaaatatcggagtcgcaattttagattggacgtagccattttagtagggacatagcggacatagccattttagtagggacatagccattttagtagggacatagcggacatagtcatttcagtaggaaaatatcgaagtagcaattttagatgggacatagccattttagtagggacatagtcattttagtaggaaaatatcggagtcgcaattttagatgggacatagccattttatagggacatagcggacatagccattttagtaggaaaatagccgacatagccattttagtagggacatagcggacatagtcattttagtaggaaaatatcggagtcgcaattttagatgggacatagccattttagtagggacatagcggacatagccattttagtagggacatagcggacatagtcattttagtagggaaatatcggagtcgcaattttagatgggacatagccattttagtagggacatagcggacatagccattttagtagggacatagcggacatagtcattttagtagggaaatatcggagtcgcaattttagatgggacatagccattttagtagggacatagcggacatagtcattttagtaggaaaatatcggaatcgcaattttagatgggacatagccattttagtagggacatagcggacatagccattttagtagggatatagcggacatagccatttcagtagggacatagcggacatagtcattttagtagggaaatatcggagtcgcaattttagatgggacatagccattttagtagggacatagcggacatagccattttagtagggacatagcggacatagtcattttagtagggaaatatcggagtcgcaattttagatgggacatagccattttagtagggacatagcggacatagtcattttagtaggaaaatatcggaatcgcaattttagatgggacatagccattttagtagggacatagcggacatagccattttagtagggatatagcggacatagccatttcagtagggacatagcggacatagtcattttagtagggacatagcggacatagtcattttagtaggaaaatatcggagacgcaattttagatgggacatagccattttagtagggacatagcggacatagccattttagtagggacatatgggacatagccattttataacTACCCCCTAAGTTAAGTTACTGTTTGCTGGTTTGCAATTCAGTGCTTTGATAGCACAGTAGCAACAAGCCCATCTTGTTGACTTGAGTTAACTTAGGCTTTGCCTGTTTGTGGTGTGACGTCATGTGCTAAGTCTGTAAGTGTTGAAAATAAGCTCACCACCGACTGACCCAACCTCAGATTATCCtgcctgggttcgaatcccatgcggcaTTAATTATGTGCAAGACGACTGCTGGCCTCCTCACCACCGGCTTAGTGTCAGagtgtggtttgccatatgattaagctgataataggctttcctcttccctggaataaattttttaaatcctatcatgaattttgaatttcagtTTGGAATAGGCCTATAtgttatatctgtatatagcCTAATATCTTAGTATTGTAGTAAACAAAGCATGAGTGGGAGAAATTTACGTGACTTCGTTATTAGTCACAGAACTCAATATCAAGATGGAGAAGAACAAAAGCACTTGGTTACTAGAATGATGATGGGAATGGACAGCAATcgatacaaaaaaatcaattacgAAGAAGCCAGAGAGGCTGCCTTCAGATTTAAAGACAATGCAGTTGCCACAGGTGCTCGattaaatcatttaaaaaatcgTGCACGTATTGGTAAAGAAAGACAACTAGTGAAACAACATTATCCAATTTGGCGTGAATCACATAAAGAATTACGAGATCATTTACGAGGAGCTGAATATGTTTATCAGTCTGTTTTTTCTGATTTGATAAAATCGTTGTCAAATATTGGGTATTTAGATTACGCAAGTGATTTAGAGCAATGCGACTCTGAAGTTGACGCTGAAATAAAGAAGTTTTCACAAGCGATTATTATGCCTATTCAACAATTGATCAATGATCTTAAAATAAGATTACATCGCGGGACAAGTGGCCCGAACATTCACGAAAGTTTAAAAGAAGATGTTGATGACATAATGAATGAAATTGACTCTGTTAAATCTCAGTCATTATCTGTAGGAAAATGGCTTTCCCACCAGCAAATGATTTTGGAAGGAGACTTAGAAAAAGCTGATATCATTAGCAATGATGCTTATCCATCATTGCCACCAGTAGAGTCTGCCCTCCCAGTAGGGATTGTTCTTGCTGAATGCCCTGATACAGAATTAAAAAGCACTATTTTGAGACAGTTCATTGACTTACATACCAACTATAATAGGCGTTTGAAGGAAGAACTAGCTCGCTTACAAGGTGCTGAAAGtcttttttcaaaatcaaaagaCAAAAGTTGGATATTTTCTGTGGTTTATGATCTTTATCATCGTCATATTTCACCCCAATCAAGAGAAAGtcttcattttttaattattgacATGCTCGCTCATCTTATATCGAAAAATAACAAGAGTGAAATTCTAGAATTGGAGTCCCATTTTTTGAAACAACGTTATTCAAAAAAACATTGTGAACTCTTGGTTTCAAATTATAACAGAGATTTCGGAAATTTAATATCCAATTCATTATCTGCATTTGCGGAAGCACGACATGTTTATGCAAATGCTGACATTGCTGCAAAAGATCGAGCCAAGCAAAGAAAAATTTGTGCTGCATTGCATGAAAAGGTTATTTCCCTACGAGCAAAACAAGAGGAAATCCTTCAACTGGAAGCAGAACTGGAAGAGAGAAGTAGAAGAAAACACtttgaagaagaagaaaaaagacAATGGTTGGAAAACGAACGAAGATacagaatgaaaaaagaaattacaaaatatcaacGACAAAGAAAAGCGAtggaacaacaaaaacaaatggAACAAGAGAAACGactacaaattttaaaatcagagATTGAAAACCAGAGAAAAATTGACCAGGAAAGAGTGAATTATCGTGCTGAAAAAATCAAGGAAAGGAATGAAATTCAAGCCAttaaattgaaagcaaaaattgaagatgaaattttgaaacaacaAAGGCTTGATAACTTGCGACAAACTGTCGCAGTTGAAGCTAAATTTGATCCTGAGCGTTTAGTCGCTGATACTATATCCAGTAAAGCACGACAGGGTATTGGGACAAATGAAGAAGTTTCAATTCAAGCTCCGTTATTTGATGTACATGGGTATtctcaaaaacaaattgaaggAGATGTCAGATTGAGAGTTGAAGCTGCACTGAGAAATGCTGGAATACATGAATCTGAATATGCTAGACGTGTTTTATCAAATATACCTCCTCCTACACAGCCAAGAAGGGATACTGATTCAAGTGCTTTGCAGTACATGTTTAAAAACTGATATGTTCCAAAGTTTTGACTTAACTGTTTGCACCTAAcattaaaatttattgcagGCTCACGAGTTATTCGCACCAATGTAGAATAGTATAGAATAGTGTTGGTAGGGAAACAAGCTCTGAGTGCTTCAAATGAATTGTTATTTTGTAGAGAATTATTTCAAAGTACTTACTCAATTGGCAAAgcagtatttaaaataaaatcttgtCTCAAATAAACAGTTGAAGGATTTGAATGTCACAATGataatattgcatttatatAAAAGTCGCGCAGTAGTATCGCCTACtggttatatttttttaatctttaGGCCAGCAGCCATCTTTTGTGTTTCAGAATTTCAAGCTGTACCTGTTTTAATTTTGATCGCAGGTATTTCATATGTCCATATGAAGATTATGACTGTTAGAACTGATCTATTGCAAAATGCGATCTTctcaaaactttaaaatatgACACAAGGTAATTTGGTTTGACTGCGCCGCCGATATTCTGTCTGCTGATTGTTTGGACCTATGGATGTatcattttgcaaaattgttgttcATGGGTattcatgttgttgttgttgttataagGACTAACTATCAAAATATATGCTTTCAAATTTCTTTTGTCTCAAATATTGCTGGCATTGGGAAAATTCCACTTTCATAATTCCACCCAGCTTTTGCCCGATAAAATTTAACGGTACCTTCCTATGcctaatttttacattttagtttatttgtGAAACTTGAATCTATCACATTTTCAGCCATTTAGTATAATATATGTGTATCCTATTTCTATCTTTTTCATTGATATGTGTTATTCATATATTACGATTGACGTTAAAGTAATGTTAAGTGTTTTGcaacattttaatttaaaaatgaatttagaatttttttcaacaaactattatattaaatattttacaagtccTAATTGTGTGTTGCCAGATTTTTATTCCTTAATGAGCTATGAAGTTATATTTAGGTTAGTTTTCATATTAATAGGTTATATGGTACAATATTTTGTTAGTATTCGTTTGTATTTTATCTTTTGTAACGTTATTGTTTATTCTCTGTCACTGTGCTATTAGTAAACACCGTAGTGTAGGATTCAGCAATTAATAAAGatcgtatttatatattttagatctacataattaaataaaaaattaaacatttaaATTTGGTTACCCATATACCTGAAATTAATGGATGATATCGACCTCGTTCAAGAGGTCAAAAGTGTAGCAGAAGAAATTCGATTTGTCGTCGATAAAGTTGTCATTGATGCGACTGATCCTTACTCGTTTACTGTTACAATTAAAGAAGGAGTTACATTTCATCTCAGTTTGAGTAGCAGAGgatttcttgttgaaaatcAATCTCAAGGTGATCCAAACACTCAATCGGAAGTAATCATACTCAAAGGACAGTGTTTCGAAACTATTTATGCTTTTCTTGATAAAGCAAGTCCAGCTTACAGGTTAGAATTACAAATTACTGTAtctaatattgttattattattaataaatatttaaattgttcattatgttaatattatatttattgatttattgaAGTATTTCGATTCATATCAAGTATACTTTATATGAGTGCCATTACATGAATTCAAACATTCCTACTCGCAATGAATCTTACATTGTTAAATTCTTTAAGACAAAACATATAACTTatgtccaaattttttttagagtTGCATTTGTTCAAGACATTTCAAAAAAACTGAACGCAATTAGTGAAGGATAATGGCTGAAAACAAAGAAACCATAAAAGATAGACTTCGAAGCCTCCTCAACTTAAACAAAGGTGGTGCAGTGTCTAAAACTGCCCCTTCTACCACTAACAAGCCGGCAATAATATCTGACGAGTTCTGGTTAGACATTGGAGCATCGTCACCACTCGAacaaagaattgaaaaaattcgTGAAGCAATGAAGTTGGTTGAATCTGAAGTTCTTCAAGATTCTGTGATTAAAAAATTATGGATCGAAACTAAAGATCTTCTTCAGCCTAAAATGAATCAAGAAGTTCGATTGTTTGAACTTGAATTTGTTCGGAGCATTGTCAAGGTAAATGATTTGTATTTAGAGTCATTTACACATAACTTAGACTTAATACTCCAAGCTCTTTATTTCTCCAATTCCTGGTTGACAAAAGTTTTGGTTCTGACTCTAATCGCAGGTTAAAAGTAATTTTGACTCAAGTTTTCAGTGCCTAGGGCTAGGAGACTATTCATTTTGTTTCTGTTGGAGCTACTACCTTCAGAAATACCAGGATCCTTGAAGTTTAGCCCTCCCTATCCAAAATATTACACCCTGGGCATGATGTTCGATATAGAGATTTTCAATTTGTTATGCCAACATACTTAGGTCCAATACTCTTTAACTACTCAACATTCAGCAATCTCTTCCATAATTTGGTGACATAGGGATAGGGTAAAAAGAAGGATGGCATTAGTATAACATACTCTAggtcagtgtttcccaacctatggaTCGCGACTCAAACTGGGTTTTCTGCAAATTTACTTGAgtcgcttgttttttcaacaaaaacccaAGAGTTTCTAATTTTAAAGTGtagctcaatagtaattgtatatgtggGATGGGAATTATTATCCGTAAAAACTTGGCAGAATTCATTTTGCTCAGTAAAGCCACGCCACCCACCATTTTCCCTGATGACAAACAAGTGCTGTCTTCTCATTTTGGGGTAATTTCTGTCgaaataaatgttatgtaaaaagGATTGTTTCGTTAAGTTTGCTGCCATAAAGATACTACATGTCATTTAGTATTTGGGCATGTCCTTGGGTCGCAAGCTTTTAcagaatttatttcaaaaaaatttgggttgcttgaaaaaaggttgagaaccactgctctaggaACCAGTATATTCATTTCTCGTTATTAACTCAgattgttattatattttaggGTCAATATCGTCGATTAGGAATGTTACGAGCTATGTTCTTTCAAACATTACAAGAACATAACATTCCTGAAGACGGCTCAGCTATTATACAAACATTTGAAACACTCAGTGACAATGGAAAAGACGTAGAATTTTTTGACCAAGAAGTCGGTCCGCTACTTCTTCATTGGCTTGCAACAATGAGAGGAAACGTGACGTTACTTTCACTTCTTGTGAATATTATAAAGTATAATTCATCTTACTTGGATCAAGAGTTTATCGTTAAAATTTTGGAATTGATTTGTGATCTTTGTAATTCTCAAACACCGGAAAAGGAAAAAGATCTAGGCCTGCAGGTAATAATCTTAAATCTTTTCTGCTACGTTTTACCTATATTGTTATAAATTACCCTAACCTAGTTGATGGTGAGTTTTTTTTCCCAACTTTGTCTCATACACGGCCGCAAGTTCTCTCTGATGTAAAGTTAAACTCATTTGTAGAAGAATTTTCATGCTTCGAAATCTCCCGAAAGTATGTGGACAtccacaatattattttcaactaAATATTCCATGTCCAGTTCTTGCTTG encodes:
- the LOC120338328 gene encoding coiled-coil domain-containing protein 148-like, encoding MSGRNLRDFVISHRTQYQDGEEQKHLVTRMMMGMDSNRYKKINYEEAREAAFRFKDNAVATGARLNHLKNRARIGKERQLVKQHYPIWRESHKELRDHLRGAEYVYQSVFSDLIKSLSNIGYLDYASDLEQCDSEVDAEIKKFSQAIIMPIQQLINDLKIRLHRGTSGPNIHESLKEDVDDIMNEIDSVKSQSLSVGKWLSHQQMILEGDLEKADIISNDAYPSLPPVESALPVGIVLAECPDTELKSTILRQFIDLHTNYNRRLKEELARLQGAESLFSKSKDKSWIFSVVYDLYHRHISPQSRESLHFLIIDMLAHLISKNNKSEILELESHFLKQRYSKKHCELLVSNYNRDFGNLISNSLSAFAEARHVYANADIAAKDRAKQRKICAALHEKVISLRAKQEEILQLEAELEERSRRKHFEEEEKRQWLENERRYRMKKEITKYQRQRKAMEQQKQMEQEKRLQILKSEIENQRKIDQERVNYRAEKIKERNEIQAIKLKAKIEDEILKQQRLDNLRQTVAVEAKFDPERLVADTISSKARQGIGTNEEVSIQAPLFDVHGYSQKQIEGDVRLRVEAALRNAGIHESEYARRVLSNIPPPTQPRRDTDSSALQYMFKN
- the LOC120338176 gene encoding GSK3-beta interaction protein-like, which gives rise to MDDIDLVQEVKSVAEEIRFVVDKVVIDATDPYSFTVTIKEGVTFHLSLSSRGFLVENQSQGDPNTQSEVIILKGQCFETIYAFLDKASPAYRVAFVQDISKKLNAISEG